The proteins below come from a single Anderseniella sp. Alg231-50 genomic window:
- a CDS encoding ATP-binding cassette domain-containing protein: MDARVDKTEPGISGLADKGGAVRLDAVKVTLSSRAGPVEILKGIDVAIADGEAVSIIGPSGSGKTTLLMVIAGLEAATGGTVQVASQTLNGLNEDQLAVFRRDNIGIVFQSFHLIPAMTALENVAVPLELRGTGDAFDMARRQLKRVGLDHRLDHYPGQLSGGEQQRVAIARALAAGANIILADEPTGNLDQETGHTIMDLLFDLQATGETTLVLVTHDPNLAARCSRTIEIRDGLIHSDSATRS, encoded by the coding sequence ATGGACGCTCGTGTAGACAAAACCGAACCTGGCATTTCAGGACTTGCCGACAAAGGTGGTGCCGTGCGCCTTGACGCCGTGAAGGTCACGCTTTCGTCACGGGCTGGACCCGTCGAAATCCTAAAGGGTATCGATGTCGCCATCGCAGACGGTGAGGCTGTTTCCATTATCGGCCCGTCAGGTTCAGGCAAAACCACGCTTCTCATGGTGATTGCAGGTCTCGAGGCGGCGACCGGTGGTACCGTGCAGGTGGCATCACAGACCCTGAACGGGCTCAATGAGGACCAGTTGGCGGTGTTTCGCCGTGACAATATCGGTATCGTGTTCCAGTCGTTCCACCTGATCCCCGCCATGACCGCGCTGGAAAACGTTGCTGTGCCGCTGGAACTGCGCGGCACCGGCGATGCCTTCGATATGGCCCGCCGGCAACTCAAGCGCGTCGGCCTCGATCATCGCCTGGATCACTATCCCGGCCAGTTGTCTGGCGGTGAGCAGCAGCGCGTGGCGATAGCCCGCGCCCTGGCAGCCGGAGCCAACATTATCCTGGCAGACGAACCCACCGGCAACCTTGATCAGGAAACCGGCCATACCATCATGGACCTGTTGTTCGATCTGCAGGCAACCGGTGAAACCACACTGGTGCTGGTAACCCATGATCCCAACCTGGCGGCACGATGTTCAAGGACCATCGAAATCAGGGATGGCCTGATCCACTCAGACAGCGCTACGCGGTCATGA
- a CDS encoding arylesterase has translation MQSHSRRQAVKLLAAASLIPLVTPAMAEQTFSIVALGDSLTAGYGLPPEDAFTTRLEQRLKANGLNVEVVNAGVSGDTSKGGLARIDWSVPDGSGLVIVELGANDALRGISPAETAKNLDAIIARLKQRGIGVLLTGMLAPPNMGKDYEAAFNAIYPKLAEKHGVELYPFFLDGVVADPKLNQADGIHPNAAGTTVIVERLSPTVDKLVRLLAS, from the coding sequence ATGCAATCACATTCTCGACGGCAGGCCGTAAAACTGCTGGCGGCAGCCTCCCTGATACCGCTGGTCACGCCTGCAATGGCGGAGCAGACCTTCTCTATCGTTGCCCTGGGCGACAGCCTGACCGCCGGGTATGGCCTGCCGCCGGAAGATGCGTTTACCACGCGCCTGGAACAGCGCCTGAAGGCAAACGGGCTGAATGTCGAGGTTGTCAATGCTGGTGTGTCAGGAGACACAAGCAAGGGCGGGCTGGCGCGCATTGACTGGTCGGTGCCGGATGGTTCCGGCCTGGTGATTGTCGAACTGGGCGCAAATGATGCGCTGCGCGGCATCTCGCCGGCAGAAACCGCCAAAAACCTGGATGCGATTATCGCCCGTCTCAAGCAGCGTGGCATCGGTGTGCTGCTGACCGGCATGCTGGCGCCGCCGAACATGGGCAAGGATTACGAGGCTGCGTTTAACGCGATTTACCCGAAACTGGCAGAAAAGCACGGTGTGGAGCTGTATCCGTTTTTTCTGGATGGGGTCGTGGCGGACCCGAAACTCAACCAGGCAGACGGTATTCATCCCAATGCGGCCGGTACTACCGTGATTGTCGAGCGATTGTCTCCAACTGTCGACAAGCTGGTACGCTTGCTGGCATCGTGA
- the thpR gene encoding RNA 2',3'-cyclic phosphodiesterase, whose protein sequence is MPRLFTGVELPPDVGQDLAIMKGGIEGARWIDPDNYHLTLRFIGDIPDRAADELTGELQRVVAMPAFNIGLAGMGVFGTKKPHSLYVKVEESPDLRRLQAIHERVCQSLGMPPEQRKFTPHVTIARLRGAIPRQVQAYVGAHNLYRSRIFDVSQFVLFSARSSRGGGPYGREEVYPLEQHGFGGTHKVARTL, encoded by the coding sequence ATGCCTCGACTGTTCACTGGCGTAGAACTACCACCAGATGTGGGCCAGGACCTGGCAATCATGAAAGGCGGCATTGAAGGTGCGCGCTGGATTGATCCGGACAACTACCATCTCACCTTGCGGTTTATTGGGGATATTCCCGACCGGGCGGCTGATGAACTGACGGGCGAACTGCAACGGGTCGTTGCCATGCCTGCATTCAATATCGGGCTTGCCGGCATGGGGGTATTTGGAACCAAAAAGCCCCATTCCCTCTATGTGAAAGTCGAGGAAAGCCCGGATCTCAGGCGTCTGCAGGCAATACATGAGCGTGTGTGTCAGTCACTGGGCATGCCGCCGGAGCAGCGCAAATTCACCCCGCACGTGACAATTGCCCGCCTGCGCGGAGCCATACCGCGCCAGGTGCAGGCTTATGTCGGAGCGCATAACCTGTATCGTTCGCGGATTTTCGATGTCAGCCAGTTCGTGCTGTTTTCAGCCCGTTCATCGCGCGGCGGCGGGCCCTACGGGCGGGAAGAGGTTTATCCTCTCGAGCAACATGGGTTCGGTGGAACCCATAAAGTTGCTCGAACACTTTAG
- a CDS encoding arsenate reductase/protein-tyrosine-phosphatase family protein, whose translation MKSILLVCLGNICRSPMAQGAVRLALDEAGMAGVKTDSAGTSGWHVGGPPDPRAVKAALMRDMDISGQRARQVEAADFDRFDIIAAMDRDNYARLRELQPDGSAGRVHLFLEFAGELPVREVPDPYYGGEDGFDHALDLIELAARGLVTHIAARSRSGS comes from the coding sequence ATGAAAAGCATCCTTCTCGTCTGTCTCGGCAACATTTGCCGCTCGCCCATGGCGCAAGGCGCTGTGCGCCTGGCTCTCGATGAGGCCGGTATGGCCGGCGTAAAAACAGACAGCGCCGGCACCAGCGGCTGGCATGTCGGTGGCCCGCCTGATCCGCGCGCCGTCAAGGCCGCCCTGATGCGCGATATGGACATATCCGGCCAGCGCGCCCGGCAAGTCGAGGCTGCAGACTTCGACAGGTTCGACATCATTGCCGCCATGGACCGGGACAATTACGCCCGCCTGCGCGAATTACAGCCCGATGGCTCAGCAGGCAGGGTGCACCTGTTCCTTGAATTCGCCGGAGAACTGCCGGTGCGTGAAGTGCCTGACCCCTATTATGGCGGTGAGGACGGCTTTGACCACGCACTCGACCTGATAGAACTGGCTGCCCGCGGCCTTGTCACTCACATAGCGGCCCGTTCGAGATCAGGTTCCTAA
- a CDS encoding 4a-hydroxytetrahydrobiopterin dehydratase, with product MAEKLQGPDRDKALADLTGWTEVAGRDAISKTFVFSNFNEAFGWMSRVAMQAEKLDHHPEWSNVYKTVEVTLATHDAGGVTDLDVKLAHFMDKCVTIR from the coding sequence ATGGCAGAAAAACTTCAAGGCCCGGATCGGGACAAGGCGTTGGCGGACCTGACTGGATGGACGGAAGTGGCCGGACGCGATGCCATCTCGAAAACCTTCGTATTCAGCAATTTCAACGAGGCTTTCGGCTGGATGAGCCGTGTCGCCATGCAGGCGGAAAAACTCGATCATCATCCGGAATGGAGTAATGTCTACAAAACCGTTGAAGTAACGCTTGCAACGCACGATGCAGGCGGGGTAACTGATCTTGATGTCAAATTGGCACATTTCATGGATAAATGCGTAACCATCCGGTGA
- a CDS encoding Bax inhibitor-1 family protein, translating into MADLKYQSQAPAGRRAQEIDEGLRSYMLGVYNYMALGVAATAIITLFVASSPALLAVASSLKWVFFIGILGLGFLAPRLIFSNSAAVAHGAFWAYCALWGMGIAPMVGHYMGVSPGMVVQAFGIAAATFGATSLFGYVTKRNLSGLGTFFMIATIGIIIAMVVNALFIGSIGFSLVVSIITVLLFAGITAYETQMIKEMYVEGDGTVAARGKSIFGAFMLYGSFITMFIHILNILGIMNSD; encoded by the coding sequence ATGGCAGACCTTAAATACCAATCCCAGGCACCTGCAGGCAGGCGGGCGCAAGAGATTGACGAGGGCCTGCGGTCCTACATGCTCGGCGTCTACAATTACATGGCGCTCGGCGTGGCGGCTACGGCCATCATAACATTGTTCGTGGCGTCTTCACCTGCACTGCTTGCGGTGGCCAGTTCACTGAAGTGGGTGTTCTTCATCGGCATTCTGGGCCTGGGTTTCCTTGCTCCGCGCCTGATTTTCTCAAACAGTGCGGCTGTTGCCCATGGTGCCTTCTGGGCCTACTGCGCCCTGTGGGGCATGGGCATCGCGCCGATGGTCGGCCACTATATGGGGGTCAGCCCCGGTATGGTCGTCCAGGCCTTCGGTATCGCCGCTGCCACGTTTGGCGCCACCAGCCTGTTTGGCTACGTCACCAAGCGTAACCTGTCCGGTCTTGGCACTTTCTTCATGATCGCCACCATCGGCATCATTATCGCCATGGTCGTGAACGCGCTGTTCATCGGATCGATCGGGTTCAGCCTGGTTGTTTCTATCATTACGGTGCTGCTGTTTGCCGGTATCACTGCTTATGAAACCCAGATGATCAAGGAAATGTACGTGGAAGGCGATGGTACCGTCGCAGCCCGCGGCAAGTCGATCTTCGGTGCCTTCATGCTGTACGGCAGCTTTATCACCATGTTCATCCATATCCTGAACATTCTCGGGATCATGAACTCGGACTGA
- a CDS encoding DUF2794 domain-containing protein encodes MSEEPEIVALGAAFASPQANDDTQEKQPLHAKKATQIAFNRMELATILNLYGSKVAAGEWRDYAMDFTRDRAVFAVFRRSSEQPLYRIEKNPKLARKQGAYSVTAPGGLILRRGHDLGQVLKVLLKRPKLVGA; translated from the coding sequence ATGAGCGAAGAGCCAGAGATTGTTGCGCTGGGGGCGGCTTTTGCCAGCCCGCAGGCGAACGATGATACGCAAGAAAAGCAACCCCTACATGCAAAAAAGGCCACCCAGATCGCATTTAACAGGATGGAACTTGCAACAATCCTGAATCTCTACGGAAGCAAGGTAGCAGCGGGAGAATGGCGTGATTACGCCATGGATTTCACCAGGGACCGTGCCGTGTTTGCCGTGTTTCGCCGCAGCTCCGAACAACCGCTCTACCGCATCGAAAAGAACCCCAAACTCGCCCGCAAACAAGGTGCGTATTCGGTTACAGCACCCGGCGGCCTGATCCTGCGCCGCGGTCATGATCTCGGGCAGGTTCTCAAAGTCCTGCTGAAACGTCCAAAGCTGGTCGGCGCCTGA
- the htpG gene encoding molecular chaperone HtpG has translation MSSSTTQSGAKPKEFQAEVAKLLHLMVHSVYSEREVFLRELISNASDACDKLRYEALKNEKLMQAGGDLRITISLDKKSKTLIIADTGIGMDAKELADNLGTIARSGTQAFMEQLETAKKKKEDKDVNLIGQFGVGFYSSFMVAEQVDVVSRKAGAKKATVWSSDGTGTYTVSDYKGDDAPERGTSIRLKLRKDAKEFLEDQRLQYIVRTYSDHVSHPIYLGEEQVNSGSAIWARGKSDVTEEQHREFFGHVAGVIGDPAMTIHYRAEGRNEYSVLLYVPGEKPFDLFDPERKGKQKLYVRRVFITDEAEMLPSYLRFVRGVIDSEDMPLNISREMLQDNPTVHTIRKAVTKRVLNELKKCADKKPEVFANIWSAFGPVIKEGLYEDMERRDQLYDICRFRSTTSDGKETVGLADYVSRMKENQSGIYYLTGDDAAKAEVSPQLEGFRARGIEVLLLTDPVDAFWVRTSLGYDGKSFKSVTQGGADLDEVPLEDKKDNKDQTDDAATASLVTALKTALGDTVQDVAKSNRLTSSPVCIVAGDQGFDRTLEKYLAQQEGKTSISAPVLEINPDHALIAKLAERAGKGEDMGEAAKLLLDQAVILEGEVPADAAGFAERLSKLMQQVYE, from the coding sequence ATGTCCAGCAGCACAACACAGTCGGGCGCCAAGCCTAAGGAATTCCAGGCCGAAGTTGCCAAGCTCCTGCACCTGATGGTGCATTCGGTTTATTCCGAGCGAGAGGTGTTCCTGCGTGAGCTAATCTCCAACGCTTCAGACGCCTGCGACAAGCTTCGCTATGAGGCGCTGAAGAACGAAAAGCTGATGCAGGCTGGCGGTGACCTGCGCATCACCATCAGCCTGGACAAAAAGAGCAAGACACTGATCATTGCCGATACCGGTATCGGCATGGATGCAAAGGAGCTGGCGGACAATCTCGGCACCATCGCGCGCTCCGGCACGCAAGCCTTCATGGAGCAGCTGGAGACGGCCAAGAAAAAGAAGGAAGACAAGGACGTCAACCTGATCGGCCAGTTCGGCGTCGGGTTCTATTCCTCGTTCATGGTCGCCGAACAGGTTGACGTGGTGTCGCGCAAGGCAGGCGCGAAGAAAGCCACCGTCTGGAGTTCCGACGGCACCGGCACCTATACGGTTTCCGACTACAAGGGCGATGATGCACCGGAACGTGGAACATCGATCCGGTTGAAACTGCGCAAGGATGCAAAGGAATTCCTGGAAGACCAGCGCCTGCAGTACATCGTACGCACCTACTCCGACCACGTCAGCCACCCGATCTATCTCGGCGAAGAGCAGGTCAATTCCGGCAGCGCAATCTGGGCGCGCGGCAAGTCCGACGTTACTGAGGAGCAGCATCGTGAGTTCTTTGGCCATGTCGCCGGTGTCATCGGTGATCCGGCCATGACAATTCACTACAGGGCCGAAGGCCGAAACGAATACTCGGTATTGCTGTATGTGCCCGGTGAAAAGCCCTTTGACCTGTTTGATCCCGAGCGCAAGGGAAAGCAGAAGCTGTATGTGCGCCGGGTTTTCATTACCGATGAAGCGGAGATGCTGCCGTCGTACTTGCGGTTCGTGCGCGGTGTGATTGACAGCGAAGACATGCCCCTGAACATCTCCCGCGAAATGCTCCAGGACAATCCGACGGTTCACACGATCCGCAAGGCGGTCACCAAGCGCGTGCTCAACGAACTCAAGAAATGCGCTGACAAGAAGCCGGAGGTGTTTGCAAACATCTGGTCGGCATTCGGTCCGGTGATCAAGGAAGGCCTGTATGAAGACATGGAGCGCCGTGATCAGCTTTATGACATCTGCCGGTTCCGGTCCACCACCAGCGACGGCAAGGAAACAGTGGGGCTGGCGGATTACGTCTCGCGGATGAAAGAAAACCAGTCAGGGATTTACTACCTTACCGGTGACGATGCCGCCAAAGCCGAAGTCAGCCCGCAGCTTGAAGGTTTCAGGGCACGTGGTATCGAGGTCCTGCTGCTGACCGACCCGGTAGATGCATTCTGGGTACGCACCTCGCTGGGCTATGACGGCAAATCGTTCAAGTCGGTGACCCAGGGCGGCGCTGACCTGGATGAGGTGCCGCTGGAAGACAAGAAAGACAACAAGGACCAGACCGACGACGCGGCGACCGCCAGCCTTGTCACGGCTCTTAAAACGGCACTGGGGGACACGGTACAGGACGTGGCAAAGTCAAACCGGCTGACATCGTCTCCCGTGTGTATCGTGGCCGGTGACCAGGGCTTTGACCGCACCCTGGAGAAGTACCTGGCGCAACAGGAGGGCAAGACGTCGATTTCCGCGCCGGTGCTGGAGATCAATCCGGACCATGCGCTGATTGCCAAGCTGGCCGAACGTGCCGGCAAGGGTGAGGACATGGGCGAGGCTGCGAAGTTGCTGCTCGACCAGGCGGTCATCCTGGAAGGCGAGGTGCCGGCAGATGCAGCCGGATTTGCCGAGCGCCTGTCGAAACTGATGCAGCAGGTATATGAATGA
- a CDS encoding alkaline phosphatase D family protein, which produces MSIKIDRLSLTRRNVLRTGAAASASLVAGGLFAPSISRASSRPVISHGLQSGDVTGSSGVVWARADRPARMKVEWSTTESFASSTAVQPLDLIDGTDFAGKLPLTGLPSDQDIFYKVEMLDLADFSTRGEAMVGKFRTAPVNKRDVSFVWSGDTAGQGWGIDVDRGGMKTYRTMAGHTPDFFIHSGDTIYADGPVTAEKEMPDGGIWKSVTIEEKAKVAETLNEFRGQYKYNLMDEHVRAFNAEVPMFVQWDDHEVTNNWYPGELLTSDDRYKVKSASLLAARATRAFHEMNPIAVNPHEPYRVYRKMSYGPMLDVFMIDMRTYRGRNSKNDQAERGPDTSFLGREQLDWLKREMQASKATWKVVASDMPIGLVVGDGDNFENGANGDGPARGREFDIAEVLSFIRANDIQNTVWLTADVHYTAAHYYDPGKAQFQDFMPFWEFVSGPLHAGSFGPNKLDNTFGPEVKYVKAPEEGQVNLPPSFGLQFFGHVRIDGKSEVMTVTLRDADDASLWSVDLAPKRSKAI; this is translated from the coding sequence ATGTCCATCAAGATTGATCGTCTTTCCCTCACCCGCCGCAACGTGCTGCGTACTGGCGCGGCTGCATCAGCCAGCCTTGTCGCAGGCGGGCTGTTTGCACCTTCCATAAGCCGGGCATCATCAAGGCCGGTCATAAGCCACGGGCTGCAGTCAGGCGACGTTACCGGCTCGTCAGGTGTCGTCTGGGCACGCGCTGACAGGCCTGCGCGCATGAAGGTGGAATGGTCCACAACCGAGAGCTTTGCCAGTTCCACGGCAGTTCAGCCGCTCGACCTGATCGATGGAACAGATTTTGCCGGCAAGCTGCCGCTGACAGGTTTGCCGTCTGACCAGGACATTTTCTACAAGGTTGAGATGCTTGACCTGGCGGACTTTTCCACCAGGGGTGAGGCGATGGTCGGCAAATTCCGTACCGCGCCCGTGAACAAGCGTGACGTTTCGTTTGTCTGGTCTGGTGACACCGCCGGACAGGGCTGGGGTATCGATGTGGATCGCGGCGGTATGAAGACCTATCGCACCATGGCTGGACACACGCCTGATTTCTTCATCCATTCCGGCGATACCATCTATGCCGACGGGCCGGTTACAGCGGAAAAGGAAATGCCTGACGGCGGTATCTGGAAATCGGTCACCATCGAGGAAAAAGCCAAGGTCGCCGAGACCCTCAATGAGTTCCGCGGCCAGTACAAATATAACCTGATGGACGAGCATGTCCGGGCATTCAACGCAGAAGTCCCGATGTTTGTGCAGTGGGACGATCACGAGGTTACCAACAACTGGTATCCGGGTGAACTGCTGACATCCGATGACCGCTACAAGGTGAAGTCGGCGTCGCTGCTGGCGGCCCGGGCCACCCGGGCATTTCACGAGATGAACCCGATTGCGGTGAACCCGCACGAACCTTATCGGGTGTATCGCAAGATGTCCTACGGTCCGATGCTCGACGTCTTCATGATCGACATGCGCACCTACCGGGGCAGGAACTCGAAGAATGACCAGGCTGAACGCGGTCCTGACACCAGCTTCCTGGGCCGTGAGCAACTTGACTGGCTGAAGCGGGAAATGCAGGCTTCAAAAGCCACCTGGAAGGTTGTCGCCTCCGACATGCCGATCGGCCTTGTGGTCGGCGACGGCGATAATTTCGAGAACGGTGCCAATGGCGACGGCCCGGCTCGCGGCCGCGAGTTCGATATTGCCGAGGTGCTGTCATTCATCAGGGCAAACGACATCCAGAACACGGTCTGGCTGACAGCGGATGTCCATTATACGGCAGCCCACTACTACGACCCGGGCAAGGCCCAGTTTCAGGACTTCATGCCGTTCTGGGAATTCGTGTCCGGCCCGTTGCATGCCGGCAGCTTCGGCCCCAACAAGCTGGACAACACGTTCGGACCGGAAGTGAAGTATGTGAAGGCACCGGAAGAAGGCCAGGTCAACCTGCCGCCGTCTTTCGGGCTGCAGTTCTTTGGCCACGTCAGGATCGACGGTAAATCGGAGGTCATGACGGTGACCCTGCGTGATGCGGATGATGCGTCACTGTGGTCCGTGGACCTGGCACCAAAGCGCTCGAAGGCAATCTGA
- a CDS encoding aspartate-semialdehyde dehydrogenase, with the protein MSYNIAIVGATGNVGMEMMNILAEREFPVGEVHAIASRRSVGREVSFGDKTLKCQDLETFDFSKVDFVLMSAGGETSKLWSPRIGKMGPIVIDNSSAFRYDPEVPLIVPEVNAHALEDYMARNDRKNIIANPNCSTAQLVVALKPLHDAAKIKRVVVATYQSVSGGGKAAMDELWTQTKGIFVTDAPTPEKFTKQIAFNVIPHIDVFMDSGDTKEEWKMVAETKKILDPKIKLTATCVRVPVFVGHSEAVNIEFEREISADEARSILREAPGLLVVDKREDGGYVTPVECVGDYATFVSRIREDATIDNGLNLWCVSDNLRKGAALNTVQIAETLVNRGLMQQQAA; encoded by the coding sequence ATGAGCTATAATATCGCTATCGTTGGTGCCACCGGCAATGTTGGCATGGAGATGATGAATATACTGGCGGAACGTGAGTTCCCCGTCGGAGAGGTCCACGCCATCGCCTCGCGCCGGTCTGTTGGCCGTGAGGTGTCGTTCGGCGACAAAACCCTGAAATGCCAGGATCTGGAAACATTTGATTTCTCGAAAGTCGATTTTGTCCTGATGTCCGCCGGTGGCGAGACGTCAAAGCTGTGGTCGCCCAGGATCGGCAAGATGGGCCCGATCGTCATCGATAACTCGTCTGCCTTCCGCTATGACCCCGAAGTGCCGCTGATCGTCCCGGAAGTCAACGCACACGCGCTGGAAGACTATATGGCGCGCAATGACCGCAAGAATATCATCGCCAACCCGAACTGTTCGACGGCCCAGCTTGTTGTGGCGCTGAAGCCGCTGCATGATGCGGCAAAGATCAAGCGTGTGGTGGTGGCCACCTACCAGTCGGTATCCGGCGGCGGCAAGGCGGCCATGGACGAACTGTGGACCCAGACCAAGGGCATTTTCGTCACTGATGCGCCCACACCTGAAAAATTCACCAAGCAGATCGCCTTCAATGTCATTCCGCACATCGATGTGTTCATGGATTCCGGTGACACCAAGGAAGAGTGGAAGATGGTGGCCGAGACCAAGAAAATTCTCGACCCCAAGATCAAGCTTACCGCAACCTGTGTCCGGGTGCCGGTGTTTGTCGGCCACTCCGAAGCGGTCAATATCGAGTTCGAACGCGAGATCAGCGCCGATGAGGCCCGCAGCATCCTGCGTGAAGCACCCGGCCTGCTGGTGGTCGACAAGCGCGAGGACGGCGGCTATGTGACACCGGTTGAGTGCGTCGGTGATTATGCCACCTTCGTTTCGCGCATTCGCGAGGACGCCACCATCGACAACGGCCTGAACCTGTGGTGTGTGTCGGACAACCTGCGCAAGGGCGCTGCATTGAACACGGTGCAGATTGCAGAAACGCTGGTCAATCGCGGCCTGATGCAGCAACAGGCAGCTTGA
- the leuB gene encoding 3-isopropylmalate dehydrogenase: protein MATHKLFLLPGDGIGPEVMGEVRRVIQWFQDKGVASFELDEGLVGGAAYDAHGESISDADMEKAMAADAIIFGAVGGPKWDTVPYDQRPEAGLLRLRKDLALYANLRPAIVYPALADASSLKKELVEGLDILILRELTGGVYFGEPKEITELGNGQKRAVDTQVYESYEIDRISRVAFELARTRNNAVCSMEKRNVMKSGVLWNEIVTQTHKDGFEDVDLSHMLADAGAMQLVRTPKQFDVILTDNLFGDILSDVAAMLTGSLGMLPSASLGAADEKTGLRKALYEPVHGSAPDIAGQGLANPIAMIASFAMCLRYSFGMGEWAGKIETAIAATLDKGLRTGDIMQDGMKQVGTVEMGDAILAELDAVA, encoded by the coding sequence ATGGCAACCCACAAGCTTTTCCTTCTTCCTGGCGACGGCATCGGCCCTGAGGTCATGGGCGAAGTCCGCCGGGTCATTCAATGGTTCCAGGACAAGGGCGTCGCGTCTTTTGAACTGGATGAAGGACTTGTCGGCGGAGCCGCCTATGATGCCCATGGCGAAAGCATTTCAGATGCCGACATGGAAAAGGCCATGGCCGCCGATGCCATTATTTTCGGTGCCGTGGGCGGGCCCAAATGGGACACGGTTCCATATGACCAGCGGCCCGAGGCGGGTCTGCTGCGCTTGCGCAAGGACCTGGCCCTGTATGCCAATCTGCGCCCGGCCATCGTGTATCCGGCCCTGGCTGATGCATCGTCACTGAAAAAGGAACTGGTTGAAGGCCTCGACATTCTCATCCTGCGTGAGCTGACTGGTGGTGTGTATTTCGGCGAACCCAAGGAAATCACAGAGCTGGGCAACGGTCAGAAGCGGGCTGTCGATACCCAGGTTTACGAAAGCTATGAGATCGACCGCATTTCACGCGTGGCCTTTGAACTGGCCCGCACCCGCAACAATGCGGTGTGCTCCATGGAAAAGCGCAATGTCATGAAGTCCGGTGTGTTGTGGAACGAGATTGTCACCCAGACACACAAGGACGGGTTTGAAGACGTCGACCTGTCGCACATGCTGGCCGACGCCGGCGCCATGCAGCTGGTGCGCACGCCGAAACAGTTCGACGTCATTCTGACGGACAATCTGTTTGGCGATATCCTGTCTGACGTCGCCGCCATGCTGACCGGGTCGCTTGGCATGCTGCCATCGGCTTCACTGGGCGCGGCCGATGAGAAAACCGGCCTGCGCAAGGCGCTTTACGAGCCGGTACACGGCTCCGCGCCCGACATTGCCGGCCAGGGTCTTGCCAATCCGATTGCCATGATTGCGTCATTTGCCATGTGCCTGCGCTATTCATTCGGCATGGGCGAATGGGCCGGCAAGATTGAAACCGCCATCGCGGCAACGCTCGACAAGGGCCTGCGCACCGGCGACATCATGCAGGACGGCATGAAGCAGGTAGGCACGGTTGAAATGGGTGACGCCATCCTGGCTGAACTGGACGCCGTCGCTTAA